Proteins encoded by one window of Nomascus leucogenys isolate Asia chromosome 19, Asia_NLE_v1, whole genome shotgun sequence:
- the CD300LG gene encoding CMRF35-like molecule 9 isoform X3, producing the protein MQLLVLLWGCLLLPGYEALEGPKEISGFEGDTVSLQCIYREELRDHRKYWCRKGGILFARCSGTIYAGEEGQETTEGRVSIRDSRQELSLIVTLWNLTLQDAGKYWCGVEKRGPDESLLISLFVFPASPGLYPAITTAKQGKTGAEATPFSGTSQYGHERTSQYTGTSPQAATSPPAGSSRPPMQLDSTSAEDASPALSSGSSKPRVSIPTVRILAPVLVLLSLLSAAGLIAFGSHLLLWRKEAQQATETQRNEKVCLSHLNSLMFSLRLPWL; encoded by the exons ATGCAGCTTCTGGTCCTGCTATGGGGTTGCCTGCTGCTCCCAG GTTATGAAGCCTTGGAGGGCCCAAAGGAAATCAGCGGGTTCGAAGGGGACACTGTGTCCCTGCAGTGCATCTACAGGGAAGAGCTGAGGGACCACCGGAAGTACTGGTGCAGGAAGGGTGGGATCCTGTTCGCTCGCTGCTCTGGCACCATCTATGCAGGAGAGGAAGGCCAGGAGACAACGGAGGGCAGGGTGTCCATCCGTGACAGCCGCCAGGAGCTCTCGCTCATTGTGACCCTGTGGAATCTCACCCTGCAAGACGCTGGGAAGTACTGGTGTGGGGTCGAAAAACGGGGCCCCGATGAGTCTTTACTGATCTCTCTGTTCGTCTTTCCAG CTTCTCCTGGGCTCTACCCGGCCATCACCACAGCCAAGCAGGGGAAGACAGGGGCTGAGGCCACTCCATTCTCAGGGACGTCCCAGTATGGGCACGAAAGGACTTCTCAGTACACAGGAACCTCTCCTCAGGCAGCGACCTCTCCTCCTGCAGGGAGCTCCCGCCCCCCCATGCAGCTGGACTCCACATCAGCAGAGGACGCCAGTCCAGCTCTCAGCAGTGGCAGCTCTAAGCCCAG GGTGTCCATCCCAACGGTCCGCATACTGGCCCCAGTCCTGGTGCTGCTGAGCCTTCTGTCAGCCGCAGGCCTGATCGCCTTCGGCAGCCACCTGCTCCTGTGGAGAAAGGAAG CTCAACAGGCCACGGAGACACAGAGGAACGAGAAGGTCTGCCTCTCACACTTG AACTCCCTGATGTTTTCTCTGAGGCTTCCTTGGCTCTGA
- the CD300LG gene encoding CMRF35-like molecule 9 isoform X4, producing MQLLVLLWGCLLLPGYEALEGPKEISGFEGDTVSLQCIYREELRDHRKYWCRKGGILFARCSGTIYAGEEGQETTEGRVSIRDSRQELSLIVTLWNLTLQDAGKYWCGVEKRGPDESLLISLFVFPGSSRPPMQLDSTSAEDASPALSSGSSKPRVSIPTVRILAPVLVLLSLLSAAGLIAFGSHLLLWRKEAQQATETQRNEKVCLSHLNHRTSELHPDEAFEISSLTFISV from the exons ATGCAGCTTCTGGTCCTGCTATGGGGTTGCCTGCTGCTCCCAG GTTATGAAGCCTTGGAGGGCCCAAAGGAAATCAGCGGGTTCGAAGGGGACACTGTGTCCCTGCAGTGCATCTACAGGGAAGAGCTGAGGGACCACCGGAAGTACTGGTGCAGGAAGGGTGGGATCCTGTTCGCTCGCTGCTCTGGCACCATCTATGCAGGAGAGGAAGGCCAGGAGACAACGGAGGGCAGGGTGTCCATCCGTGACAGCCGCCAGGAGCTCTCGCTCATTGTGACCCTGTGGAATCTCACCCTGCAAGACGCTGGGAAGTACTGGTGTGGGGTCGAAAAACGGGGCCCCGATGAGTCTTTACTGATCTCTCTGTTCGTCTTTCCAG GGAGCTCCCGCCCCCCCATGCAGCTGGACTCCACATCAGCAGAGGACGCCAGTCCAGCTCTCAGCAGTGGCAGCTCTAAGCCCAG GGTGTCCATCCCAACGGTCCGCATACTGGCCCCAGTCCTGGTGCTGCTGAGCCTTCTGTCAGCCGCAGGCCTGATCGCCTTCGGCAGCCACCTGCTCCTGTGGAGAAAGGAAG CTCAACAGGCCACGGAGACACAGAGGAACGAGAAGGTCTGCCTCTCACACTTG AATCACAGAACATCAGAGCTGCATCCAGATGAAGCCTTTGAGATCTCTAGCCTGACTTTTATCTCAGTTTGA
- the CD300LG gene encoding CMRF35-like molecule 9 isoform X1: MQLLVLLWGCLLLPGYEALEGPKEISGFEGDTVSLQCIYREELRDHRKYWCRKGGILFARCSGTIYAGEEGQETTEGRVSIRDSRQELSLIVTLWNLTLQDAGKYWCGVEKRGPDESLLISLFVFPGPCCPPSPSPTFQPLATTRLQPKAKAQQAQPPGLTSPGLYPAITTAKQGKTGAEATPFSGTSQYGHERTSQYTGTSPQAATSPPAGSSRPPMQLDSTSAEDASPALSSGSSKPRVSIPTVRILAPVLVLLSLLSAAGLIAFGSHLLLWRKEAQQATETQRNEKVCLSHLTTEEKEAPSQAPEGDVISMPPLHTSEEELGFSKFVSV, encoded by the exons ATGCAGCTTCTGGTCCTGCTATGGGGTTGCCTGCTGCTCCCAG GTTATGAAGCCTTGGAGGGCCCAAAGGAAATCAGCGGGTTCGAAGGGGACACTGTGTCCCTGCAGTGCATCTACAGGGAAGAGCTGAGGGACCACCGGAAGTACTGGTGCAGGAAGGGTGGGATCCTGTTCGCTCGCTGCTCTGGCACCATCTATGCAGGAGAGGAAGGCCAGGAGACAACGGAGGGCAGGGTGTCCATCCGTGACAGCCGCCAGGAGCTCTCGCTCATTGTGACCCTGTGGAATCTCACCCTGCAAGACGCTGGGAAGTACTGGTGTGGGGTCGAAAAACGGGGCCCCGATGAGTCTTTACTGATCTCTCTGTTCGTCTTTCCAG GACCCTgctgtcctccctccccttctcccaccttccagCCTCTGGCTACAACACGCCTGCAGCCCAAGGCAAAAGCTCAGCAAGCCCAGCCCCCAGGATTGA CTTCTCCTGGGCTCTACCCGGCCATCACCACAGCCAAGCAGGGGAAGACAGGGGCTGAGGCCACTCCATTCTCAGGGACGTCCCAGTATGGGCACGAAAGGACTTCTCAGTACACAGGAACCTCTCCTCAGGCAGCGACCTCTCCTCCTGCAGGGAGCTCCCGCCCCCCCATGCAGCTGGACTCCACATCAGCAGAGGACGCCAGTCCAGCTCTCAGCAGTGGCAGCTCTAAGCCCAG GGTGTCCATCCCAACGGTCCGCATACTGGCCCCAGTCCTGGTGCTGCTGAGCCTTCTGTCAGCCGCAGGCCTGATCGCCTTCGGCAGCCACCTGCTCCTGTGGAGAAAGGAAG CTCAACAGGCCACGGAGACACAGAGGAACGAGAAGGTCTGCCTCTCACACTTG ACTACAGAGGAAAAGGAAGCCCCTTCCCAGGCCCCTGAGGGGGACGTGATCTCGATGCCTCCCCTCCACACATCTGAGGAGGAGCTGGGCTTCTCGAAGTTTGTCTCAGTGTAG
- the CD300LG gene encoding CMRF35-like molecule 9 isoform X2, with protein MQLLVLLWGCLLLPGYEALEGPKEISGFEGDTVSLQCIYREELRDHRKYWCRKGGILFARCSGTIYAGEEGQETTEGRVSIRDSRQELSLIVTLWNLTLQDAGKYWCGVEKRGPDESLLISLFVFPGPCCPPSPSPTFQPLATTRLQPKAKAQQAQPPGLTSPGLYPAITTAKQGKTGAEATPFSGTSQYGHERTSQYTGTSPQAATSPPAGSSRPPMQLDSTSAEDASPALSSGSSKPRVSIPTVRILAPVLVLLSLLSAAGLIAFGSHLLLWRKEAQQATETQRNEKVCLSHLNSLMFSLRLPWL; from the exons ATGCAGCTTCTGGTCCTGCTATGGGGTTGCCTGCTGCTCCCAG GTTATGAAGCCTTGGAGGGCCCAAAGGAAATCAGCGGGTTCGAAGGGGACACTGTGTCCCTGCAGTGCATCTACAGGGAAGAGCTGAGGGACCACCGGAAGTACTGGTGCAGGAAGGGTGGGATCCTGTTCGCTCGCTGCTCTGGCACCATCTATGCAGGAGAGGAAGGCCAGGAGACAACGGAGGGCAGGGTGTCCATCCGTGACAGCCGCCAGGAGCTCTCGCTCATTGTGACCCTGTGGAATCTCACCCTGCAAGACGCTGGGAAGTACTGGTGTGGGGTCGAAAAACGGGGCCCCGATGAGTCTTTACTGATCTCTCTGTTCGTCTTTCCAG GACCCTgctgtcctccctccccttctcccaccttccagCCTCTGGCTACAACACGCCTGCAGCCCAAGGCAAAAGCTCAGCAAGCCCAGCCCCCAGGATTGA CTTCTCCTGGGCTCTACCCGGCCATCACCACAGCCAAGCAGGGGAAGACAGGGGCTGAGGCCACTCCATTCTCAGGGACGTCCCAGTATGGGCACGAAAGGACTTCTCAGTACACAGGAACCTCTCCTCAGGCAGCGACCTCTCCTCCTGCAGGGAGCTCCCGCCCCCCCATGCAGCTGGACTCCACATCAGCAGAGGACGCCAGTCCAGCTCTCAGCAGTGGCAGCTCTAAGCCCAG GGTGTCCATCCCAACGGTCCGCATACTGGCCCCAGTCCTGGTGCTGCTGAGCCTTCTGTCAGCCGCAGGCCTGATCGCCTTCGGCAGCCACCTGCTCCTGTGGAGAAAGGAAG CTCAACAGGCCACGGAGACACAGAGGAACGAGAAGGTCTGCCTCTCACACTTG AACTCCCTGATGTTTTCTCTGAGGCTTCCTTGGCTCTGA
- the CD300LG gene encoding CMRF35-like molecule 9 isoform X5, with translation MQLLVLLWGCLLLPGYEALEGPKEISGFEGDTVSLQCIYREELRDHRKYWCRKGGILFARCSGTIYAGEEGQETTEGRVSIRDSRQELSLIVTLWNLTLQDAGKYWCGVEKRGPDESLLISLFVFPGSSRPPMQLDSTSAEDASPALSSGSSKPRVSIPTVRILAPVLVLLSLLSAAGLIAFGSHLLLWRKEAQQATETQRNEKVCLSHLNSLMFSLRLPWL, from the exons ATGCAGCTTCTGGTCCTGCTATGGGGTTGCCTGCTGCTCCCAG GTTATGAAGCCTTGGAGGGCCCAAAGGAAATCAGCGGGTTCGAAGGGGACACTGTGTCCCTGCAGTGCATCTACAGGGAAGAGCTGAGGGACCACCGGAAGTACTGGTGCAGGAAGGGTGGGATCCTGTTCGCTCGCTGCTCTGGCACCATCTATGCAGGAGAGGAAGGCCAGGAGACAACGGAGGGCAGGGTGTCCATCCGTGACAGCCGCCAGGAGCTCTCGCTCATTGTGACCCTGTGGAATCTCACCCTGCAAGACGCTGGGAAGTACTGGTGTGGGGTCGAAAAACGGGGCCCCGATGAGTCTTTACTGATCTCTCTGTTCGTCTTTCCAG GGAGCTCCCGCCCCCCCATGCAGCTGGACTCCACATCAGCAGAGGACGCCAGTCCAGCTCTCAGCAGTGGCAGCTCTAAGCCCAG GGTGTCCATCCCAACGGTCCGCATACTGGCCCCAGTCCTGGTGCTGCTGAGCCTTCTGTCAGCCGCAGGCCTGATCGCCTTCGGCAGCCACCTGCTCCTGTGGAGAAAGGAAG CTCAACAGGCCACGGAGACACAGAGGAACGAGAAGGTCTGCCTCTCACACTTG AACTCCCTGATGTTTTCTCTGAGGCTTCCTTGGCTCTGA